A genome region from Gadus macrocephalus chromosome 15, ASM3116895v1 includes the following:
- the LOC132473027 gene encoding sprouty-related, EVH1 domain-containing protein 2-like, with protein MLEDTRPHDDSYIVRVKAVVMSRDDSSGGWLAQDGGALSRVGVCRLLGPGLAPGLVPAPAAGSLSHGHFLIHGERLLDHQVILECPLRKDLLYTAATPTFHHWKVEDRRCGLSFQSPADARAFDRGVRKAIEDLAEGSTTSSTTLHNGAELGDDDVFTNATDSSSNSSQRTEGCQPPHDTSPLARRQGCRLGHHHGNDFYEPYRLTDQFLFEQSLSRFPRHVTFQEEEEIVRINPRERSWESGPDRSWESGPERSWESGPERSWESGPERSWESGPERSWESGPDRSWESGPERGWDRGSERAWRTGYEDYRHAAVRDHFLHSDPSSSYVHFSKTDGPKHEYSYPLAPPPDCPQGPLSAKPPGHARHGGFSGVVSAQPRPFLPGSSPSDDDGGGGGGVKGGKAGGSGRAQCEHCGETFYPSANRRGRCQDAPDAVGGCVRRVSCMWLADSMLYHCMSDPEGDFSDPCSCEGGGGGGARRGPRWLALGALSLVAPCLCLYPPLHACHRAALAWGCCGGRHKAAS; from the exons ATGCTGGAAGACACACGGCCGCACGA tgaCAGCTACATCGTGCGTGTGAAGGCGGTGGTGATGAGCCGGGACGACTCCAGCGGGGGCTGGTTGGCCCAGGACGGGGGGGCTCTGAGCCGGGTGGGGGTCTGTCGCCTGCTAGGCCCCGGGCTGGCCCCCGGGCTggtccccgcccccgccgcagGCAGCCTCAGCCATGGACACTTCCTCATCCATGGGGAGCGGCTCCTGGACCACCAG GTGATCCTGGAGTGTCCGCTCAGGAAGGACCTGCTGTACACCGCGGCCACGCCCACCTTCCACCATTGGAAGGTGGAGGACAGGAGGTGTGGCCTGTCCTTCCAGAGCCCAGCCGACGCCCGGGCATTCGACCGCGGCGTGAGGAAGGCCATCGAGGACCTGGCTGAAG ggtccaccacctcctccaccacactccACAACGGGGCGGAGCTGGGGGACGACGACGTCTTCACC AACGCCACCGACAGCTCATCCAACTCCTCCCAGCGGACGGAGGGCTGCCAACCCCCGCACGACACATCGCCCCTCGCCCGGAGACAAGGCTGCAGGCTGGggcatcaccatggcaacgactTCTACGAGCCCTACCGCCTGACGGACCAGTTCCTGTTTGAACAG tcTCTGTCCCGGTTCCCGCGCCACGTGACcttccaggaggaggaggagatcgtGAGGATCAACCCTCGGGAGCGGAGCTGGGAGTCCGGTCCGGACCGGAGCTGGGAGTCCGGTCCGGAGCGGAGCTGGGAGTCCGGTCCGGAGCGGAGCTGGGAGTCCGGTCCGGAGCGGAGCTGGGAGTCCGGTCCGGAGCGGAGCTGGGAGTCCGGTCCGGACCGGAGCTGGGAGTCCGGTCCGGAGCGGGGCTGGGACCGCGGTTCGGAGAGGGCGTGGCGGACCGGCTACGAGGACTACCGCCATGCAGCTGTGCGTGACCACTTCCTGCACAGCGACCCGTCCTCCTCCTATGTGCACTTCTCCAAGACGGACGGCCCCAAGCACGAGTACTCCTaccccctggccccgcccccagactgcccccaggggcccctcaGTGCCAAGCCTCCCGGCCACGCCCGGCACGGGGGCTTCTCGGGCGTGGTCTCCGCCCAGCCGCGCCCCTTcctccccggctcctccccctctgacgacgacggaggaggcggagggggggtgaagggcGGCAAGGCGGGCGGCTCCGGGCGCGCTCAGTGCGAACACTGCGGCGAGACGTTCTACCCCTCGGCCAATCGGAGGGGCCGGTGCCAGGACGCCCCGGACGCGGTGGGCGGCTGCGTGCGGCGGGTCAGCTGCATGTGGCTGGCCGACAGCATGCTGTACCACTGCATGTCGGACCCTGAGGGGGACTTCTCGGACCCCTGCTCCTGcgagggcgggggcgggggcggggcacGCCGGGGGCCGCGCTGGCTGGCCCTGGGGGCGCTGTCCCTGGTGGCGCCCTGCCTGTgtctctacccccccctccACGCCTGCCACCGCGCCGCGCTGGCCTGGGGATGCTGTGGGGGGCGCCATAAGGCGgccagctga